The Equus przewalskii isolate Varuska chromosome 5, EquPr2, whole genome shotgun sequence genome window below encodes:
- the LOC103542182 gene encoding natural killer cells antigen CD94-like isoform X2: MAAFQTTPWRLISWILGIMCISLLATLGILLKNLFTKPSIEPTISPRLNTERQQGSDCCSCQERWIGYQCNCYFISNELKTWADSKDFCISKNSSLLQIQNEDELHFMKYSKNFYWIGLSYSEEHHTWLWENGSAVSPNLFPFPQTANPKNCIAYSPSNSILDEDCQGENRYICKQQLT; this comes from the exons ATGGCAG CTTTTCAGACCACTCCATGGAGATTGATTTCTTGGATCTTAGGAATAATGTGCATTTCGTTGCTGGCTACTTTGGGAATTTTGTTGAAAAATT TATTTACTAAACCAAGTATTGAGCCAACAATCTCTCCCAGACTCAACACAGAACGCCAGCAAG GCTCTGACTGCTGTTCTTGCCAAGAAAGGTGGATTGGGTATCAATGCAACTGTTACTTCATTTCTAATGAATTAAAAACTTGGGCAGACAGTAAggatttctgtatttctaaaaattcCAGTCTACTTCAGATACAAAATGAAGATGAGCTG CACTTTATGAAGTACAGTAAAAATTTTTACTGGATTGGACTCTCGTACAGTGAAGAACATCACACCTGGTTATGGGAGAATGGCTCGGCTGTCTCCCCAAATCT ATTTCCATTCCCTCAAACTGCAAATCCAAAGAACTGCATAGCATATAGCCCAAGCAACAGTATTTTGGATGAAGACTGCCAAGGGGAAAATCGTTACATCTGTAAGCAACAGCTTACTTAG
- the LOC103542182 gene encoding natural killer cells antigen CD94-like isoform X1, producing MAAFQTTPWRLISWILGIMCISLLATLGILLKNLFTKPSIEPTISPRLNTERQQGSDCCSCQERWIGYQCNCYFISNELKTWADSKDFCISKNSSLLQIQNEDELQHFMKYSKNFYWIGLSYSEEHHTWLWENGSAVSPNLFPFPQTANPKNCIAYSPSNSILDEDCQGENRYICKQQLT from the exons ATGGCAG CTTTTCAGACCACTCCATGGAGATTGATTTCTTGGATCTTAGGAATAATGTGCATTTCGTTGCTGGCTACTTTGGGAATTTTGTTGAAAAATT TATTTACTAAACCAAGTATTGAGCCAACAATCTCTCCCAGACTCAACACAGAACGCCAGCAAG GCTCTGACTGCTGTTCTTGCCAAGAAAGGTGGATTGGGTATCAATGCAACTGTTACTTCATTTCTAATGAATTAAAAACTTGGGCAGACAGTAAggatttctgtatttctaaaaattcCAGTCTACTTCAGATACAAAATGAAGATGAGCTG CAGCACTTTATGAAGTACAGTAAAAATTTTTACTGGATTGGACTCTCGTACAGTGAAGAACATCACACCTGGTTATGGGAGAATGGCTCGGCTGTCTCCCCAAATCT ATTTCCATTCCCTCAAACTGCAAATCCAAAGAACTGCATAGCATATAGCCCAAGCAACAGTATTTTGGATGAAGACTGCCAAGGGGAAAATCGTTACATCTGTAAGCAACAGCTTACTTAG